From a region of the Verrucomicrobiales bacterium genome:
- a CDS encoding histidine kinase gives MALAGVVLPAAAALREPVHPRRNVEDFAPVDAKYVRFTVRATNRGEPCLDELEVYASGGGDRNLALAANGARASASGSLSGYAIHQLDGLNDGRFGNGRSWIADRTAGAWAQIELPEITRIGRVVWGRDREGNFMDRLATEYEVQVATDTNRWRTVASSADREPLTIGARLSGGGSITRSLVNRFVPMGTSLSAEPGTTSTGYRIDVWQTSDGLPGNTVTALQQTQDGYLWIGTLNGLVRFDGIRFKVFGEASALPNIRVLALLAARDGALWIGTEGGGLVQWQAGVFRTFGRKEGLPSDTVTTLAEDGQGHIWVGTLAGLIRWRDGRLEAPSSAVSEVGLPISAVAVDRENGLWVVSSSRLLLSRNQEPLLRPAASEPSAFSSVLAAESGRSGQLWFGGANGYIGAVSNGTVHVFREQPGQLLEATWALCETRNGDLWVGTANGGLRRLRDGKFSSLTTQEGLSDNSVRCLFEDREGTLWVGTVGGGLNRVKSRKVTPFTTRDGLAHNVVMSLAEDGEGTLWVGSNCGGLSARRNGVFGPFYANYLLDNECIWSLLPGADGSLWVGTWGGGLFEIRGKEVRNYSVVRPGNDEPVVALAEDGSGGLWMGTMQGGLKLFRDGTVSAGPGGAALGAYPVTSLIQEPQGPLWVGTSGGGLHRLGDAQDRTFTRRDGLPSDFVRTLYLDTGGALWIGTGGGIARLAAGKLAAFTRAHGLPDEVISQILEDDQGFLWFGCNQGIFRVSREELESVAQGTAARLNPIAYGRAEGMEGLECTGGFHPAGLKTRDGRLWFSTVKGLVMVDPAHISLNETPPPVVVEEISADGVLVSGNPAAGGGGVSGSTGGAEPEIRVGPGVQRMEFRFTALSLVAPERNRFRYRLEGLEADWLDAGPQRLVAYPRLPPGRYAFHVSACNNDGVWSRAGASVGFQVQPHFWQTWWFRVLALTLVLGGGGWLVRSVAVHRLRRKVRLLQQEHAVERERTRIAQDIHDELGATLTRIALLTEVGLKHQDKPAEVTAALGKIFSTAREAVRAMDAIVWAVNPRNDSLDHFANYVSQYAEEFFRPTSIRCRLDIPADLPEHPLSTDGRHQLFLAVKEALNNVVRHSGATEVWLRLGMQDGELSITVADNGHGISAAPDVAGRHNGLGNIRKRIEGLGGRLEIQSRSEIGTELNICLPLSGRGKANLP, from the coding sequence ATGGCACTGGCAGGTGTTGTCCTGCCAGCGGCTGCCGCGTTGCGTGAGCCGGTTCATCCACGGCGGAACGTGGAGGACTTTGCACCGGTGGATGCCAAATATGTTCGATTCACCGTTCGTGCTACCAATCGAGGGGAACCCTGCTTGGACGAATTGGAAGTCTATGCATCCGGAGGTGGTGATCGCAATCTGGCGCTCGCGGCCAATGGTGCTCGTGCGAGTGCTTCCGGCTCGCTTTCGGGCTATGCGATTCATCAATTGGATGGCTTGAACGACGGTCGGTTTGGCAACGGGCGGAGCTGGATCGCGGATCGAACCGCGGGGGCTTGGGCTCAAATCGAACTTCCGGAGATCACCCGCATCGGTCGGGTGGTGTGGGGGAGAGATCGTGAAGGGAACTTCATGGATCGACTGGCGACCGAGTATGAGGTCCAGGTGGCGACCGACACGAACCGCTGGCGCACGGTGGCCTCGTCCGCCGACCGCGAACCCCTCACCATCGGTGCCAGGCTTTCCGGTGGCGGGTCGATCACTCGGTCGTTGGTGAACCGATTCGTTCCGATGGGCACCTCGTTGTCAGCTGAACCGGGTACGACATCGACCGGGTATCGAATCGACGTGTGGCAAACTTCGGATGGTTTGCCCGGCAACACCGTGACAGCACTGCAGCAGACCCAGGATGGCTATCTCTGGATCGGTACCCTCAACGGCCTCGTGCGGTTCGATGGAATTCGGTTCAAGGTGTTCGGAGAGGCGTCCGCCTTGCCCAACATTCGGGTGTTGGCACTGTTGGCAGCGCGTGACGGCGCGCTCTGGATTGGAACCGAGGGCGGTGGGTTGGTTCAATGGCAGGCAGGGGTTTTTCGCACCTTCGGTCGCAAGGAGGGGCTGCCTAGCGATACGGTGACGACCCTCGCCGAGGATGGCCAGGGGCACATTTGGGTGGGTACATTGGCGGGACTCATTCGCTGGCGGGATGGGCGGTTGGAGGCTCCGTCGAGTGCCGTGAGTGAGGTGGGATTGCCCATCTCGGCAGTTGCGGTGGATCGCGAGAACGGCCTGTGGGTGGTATCTTCCAGCCGGTTGCTCCTGAGCCGCAATCAGGAACCGCTGCTACGACCGGCGGCTTCCGAACCTAGCGCATTCAGCAGTGTGTTGGCCGCAGAGTCGGGGCGGTCGGGGCAGCTGTGGTTTGGGGGCGCGAATGGTTATATCGGGGCGGTGAGCAACGGGACTGTACACGTGTTTCGAGAACAGCCCGGTCAGCTGTTGGAGGCCACGTGGGCGCTTTGCGAGACCCGCAATGGAGATCTCTGGGTGGGGACTGCCAATGGAGGACTCCGTCGCTTGCGCGATGGAAAATTTTCGTCGCTTACTACTCAGGAAGGGCTTTCGGACAATTCCGTACGCTGTCTCTTCGAAGATCGGGAAGGCACTTTGTGGGTCGGCACTGTCGGCGGCGGGTTGAATCGGGTCAAGTCGCGGAAGGTAACTCCCTTCACGACCCGGGATGGCTTGGCTCACAATGTGGTGATGTCGCTGGCGGAGGATGGGGAAGGAACGCTGTGGGTGGGCTCTAACTGCGGTGGCCTCAGCGCACGTCGCAACGGGGTCTTCGGACCCTTCTATGCGAACTACCTGCTCGATAATGAGTGCATTTGGTCGTTGCTGCCGGGAGCGGATGGGTCGTTGTGGGTGGGCACCTGGGGCGGAGGGCTTTTCGAGATCCGAGGCAAGGAGGTGCGGAATTATTCGGTGGTGCGCCCCGGAAACGATGAGCCGGTGGTGGCTTTGGCTGAGGATGGCTCGGGCGGACTGTGGATGGGCACCATGCAGGGTGGGCTGAAGTTGTTTCGCGACGGCACGGTCTCGGCCGGACCTGGCGGGGCAGCTCTCGGGGCTTATCCGGTGACCAGCCTCATTCAGGAGCCGCAAGGACCGTTGTGGGTGGGGACCAGCGGCGGAGGGCTGCATCGGTTGGGGGATGCTCAAGACCGAACGTTTACGCGTCGCGATGGCCTGCCGAGTGACTTCGTGCGCACCCTTTATCTGGATACGGGAGGAGCGCTCTGGATCGGGACCGGGGGAGGGATCGCCCGGTTGGCTGCTGGGAAGCTGGCGGCGTTTACTCGAGCGCACGGACTTCCCGACGAGGTGATCTCCCAAATTCTGGAGGATGATCAGGGGTTCCTGTGGTTTGGATGCAATCAGGGGATTTTTCGCGTATCCCGAGAGGAGTTGGAGTCGGTCGCCCAGGGAACCGCTGCGCGGCTGAATCCCATCGCCTATGGTCGGGCCGAGGGCATGGAAGGGCTCGAATGCACCGGCGGGTTTCATCCGGCCGGGCTCAAGACCCGCGACGGCAGGCTGTGGTTTTCCACCGTGAAGGGTTTGGTGATGGTGGATCCGGCGCACATCTCGCTCAACGAGACGCCCCCTCCCGTGGTCGTGGAGGAGATCTCTGCCGATGGCGTTTTGGTATCAGGAAATCCCGCCGCGGGCGGCGGAGGTGTCAGCGGATCGACAGGGGGAGCTGAACCCGAGATTCGAGTGGGGCCGGGAGTGCAGCGGATGGAGTTTCGCTTTACCGCCTTGAGTCTGGTGGCTCCGGAACGCAATCGGTTTCGTTACCGGCTGGAAGGGTTGGAGGCAGATTGGCTCGATGCAGGTCCGCAACGCTTGGTCGCTTATCCCCGGCTTCCACCCGGTCGTTACGCGTTTCACGTCTCGGCTTGCAACAATGATGGAGTTTGGAGCCGGGCCGGCGCGTCGGTGGGATTTCAGGTGCAGCCCCACTTTTGGCAGACTTGGTGGTTTCGTGTCCTGGCCCTGACGTTGGTACTTGGCGGTGGCGGCTGGTTGGTTCGATCCGTGGCGGTCCATCGGCTTCGCCGCAAGGTTCGTCTGCTGCAGCAGGAGCATGCGGTGGAGCGGGAGCGGACCCGTATCGCTCAGGATATTCATGACGAGCTGGGCGCCACCCTGACTCGGATTGCGCTCCTGACCGAGGTGGGGCTCAAGCATCAGGACAAGCCGGCGGAGGTAACGGCGGCGCTCGGAAAGATATTCTCGACCGCCCGGGAGGCGGTCCGCGCCATGGATGCCATTGTGTGGGCGGTCAACCCGCGCAACGACTCGTTGGATCATTTTGCCAACTACGTCTCTCAATATGCTGAAGAGTTTTTCCGGCCCACTTCCATTCGCTGTCGGCTCGACATCCCGGCCGATCTTCCAGAGCATCCGCTCTCTACCGACGGGCGGCATCAACTGTTCCTCGCGGTGAAGGAAGCGTTGAACAATGTGGTTCGACACTCGGGAGCGACGGAAGTCTGGTTGCGATTGGGTATGCAAGACGGTGAGTTGAGCATCACGGTGGCGGACAACGGACACGGCATCTCTGCCGCCCCTGATGTTGCGGGGCGTCATAATGGTCTGGGCAACATTCGAAAGCGGATCGAAGGGTTGGGCGGACGTTTGGAGATCCAGTCCCGGTCCGAGATCGGGACGGAGCTGAACATTTGTCTGCCGCTCTCCGGACGAGGGAAGGCCAATCTACCATGA
- a CDS encoding response regulator transcription factor, whose product MSIRVAIVEDDEQVREHLSRLVGEAKGFECVATFCSGEQALESLPRRAPDVVLMDINLPGISGVECVRQLKLLLPDVHVVMVTVYDDSDRIFQALQMGASGYLLKLSTAADILHAIEEVHRGGAPMSSYIARKVVQSFRRQGASSKPAENLSKRETDVLDYVSRGYTNKEIAEALGLSAETVRGYLKTIYSKLHVRSRTEAAMKFRR is encoded by the coding sequence ATGAGCATCCGGGTGGCCATTGTGGAGGACGACGAGCAGGTTCGGGAACATCTGTCGCGACTGGTGGGGGAGGCCAAGGGATTTGAGTGCGTGGCCACCTTTTGCTCGGGCGAGCAGGCGCTTGAGTCGCTGCCCCGCCGCGCTCCGGATGTCGTGCTGATGGATATCAACCTGCCCGGCATCTCTGGAGTGGAATGTGTGCGTCAGCTCAAGCTCCTCCTGCCTGACGTGCACGTAGTCATGGTCACGGTTTACGACGACAGCGACCGGATTTTTCAAGCCTTGCAGATGGGCGCGTCCGGCTACCTGCTGAAGCTGTCGACGGCCGCTGACATCCTGCATGCGATCGAGGAGGTGCATCGGGGCGGTGCGCCGATGTCGAGTTACATTGCGCGGAAGGTGGTGCAGTCGTTTCGGCGTCAGGGCGCCTCGAGCAAACCTGCTGAGAACCTTTCGAAACGGGAGACGGACGTACTGGACTATGTCTCCCGGGGGTATACCAACAAGGAGATCGCAGAAGCTTTAGGACTCAGTGCGGAGACGGTTCGCGGCTATCTCAAGACCATCTACAGCAAGCTGCATGTCCGTTCGCGTACTGAGGCCGCGATGAAGTTTCGCAGGTGA
- a CDS encoding lamin tail domain-containing protein — translation MKLCTLGVLVCAVVLVPASSFANGLVVFNEVMYHPVDEEPKREWVELHNQNVVDVDLSGWRLTEGIGYTFPTGTLIRGGGYLVVAIDPGTMAAEVDGANVVGPFTGRLSNSGERLELRDLSGRLMDSLSYGVDGNWPVGPDGGGVSLAKRNPRVASDSSSDWGVSAELGGTPGRANFAGAILTGPAIQELRWDAAWRYQDEGVDLGDSWRAPNFDASAWKTGSGLFVSGETPVPGPRGTVLAAGPNTYYFRTSLTIQGDPASRVWTLRPLVDDGAVIYLNGVESARINMRTGVVAYATQAASSVGNPAVGPTLTIPASQWVEGENQIAVEVHQNSGLTNSGLRVIPVSGVTVTWDGKDGDYFSAASPASAPANDASTTTGTLAVGSSNTNLVRNLNDGRYGARSSWTPLGSDTSPFVYLNFKRQIGVLSVAWSRDNGDTTESECGGTCTDGSLGNYTLQYTLAADPATLTATGSNPTNSWTTLATVQHLSVQPGFTPSLRHRFALATTSGLPIQATAIRLRVPAGASVDELEVNTPSLSNSDAVFGIEVASAPLLPPPPALRFNEVSDARRSGFWLELINVGEAAVSLDGVEIVRSGGTPGRFVGSAGSINPGEMRVLTQAELGFSAEDNQKLFLYGAAGSALLDAVTVRTRVRGRSADGLGDWQFPVGASPGASNRFALQRDVVINEIMYRHRPIDASPAIVSNLVMLPLGAAWKYHDGGLDLGSGWRSSSYDDSLWPAGDGLFQFAAASLPAAAATTLAPGRQTYYFRTRFQLSQVDSDQSVFLRPVIDDGAVFYLNGEELGRVNLPAGTIIYSTSASENVLDADFGQPVVIPASRLRVGENVLAVEVHQRVGATTSTGITINGGGLRLVEEGPVGNTAPNNLAREAGASPFAINSLAGFPIHNVVGLTDGVYGNGNSWIGNSGTPGYAAVRLAGVRTVSSIAFGRDNQGTLGDRTLGTYTVQYTEVASPDTTTTATGDSKTGWKTIGTLNYQSAGSGLFSNPSRRHRFTFNPVEATAIRLLVPATGIGGGTCIDELEINPPETAGDVVFGAELVMSTTLAPAVPFSTSPEEWIELHNRGANPVDLSGWRLDGGIDYVFPAGVTIPAQGYIVVAREAAALRTLWPEVATRIWGDFEGRLSSGERVSIKDAFGNLANEVRVFGGVWSDGGGSSLELIDPHADNDHRSAWADSDETQRSDWQTVTYRMISGQRFGSSDWNEFRIGMLDAGECLMDDISVVRDPRGVRQQLIQNGDFEVTTGATRWRLLGNHDGSQIISEPGNPANHVLKVSATGPARTSHNHIESSFVGNTRLVDRQEYEVSYRAKWLAGSPQLHTSAYFQRLARATLLTMPRRHGTPGAVNSRRVPNAGPVLSQLHHSPLTPRTNEPVIITVQASDPDEVASAILSYRVNPAATYTNVPMDRGLDGLWRGAIPGFAAGKVVQFYVRAEDALGVASFAPADGPRSRALYQVTDNQSSRVAAREFRLIQFDADRDALLRSTNVMSQQRQRGTVIYNRNEVFYDIGVRLHGSAAGRARDGDDYMSYDVEFSPDQLFRGIHSHVGIDRSGRAPNVRQQDEIYVLHMFHRAGLPCHRVDLCYFIAPRTGHTGPAILQLGAYDGLFVEEQFGEDGAVYNLDLTYEPSTTVNGNYESLKLPVPLQAHIGTDFADLGDDKEQYRYPFNTRLNERADDFSGIMRLCKTMGAPQVQFNAQIGTALDVDRAARHTALTILCGIGDNYFSSTPSLPHNARIFTPSDGGMASFLPWDMDFVFTQPTDSSIFPTTSANISKLINFPATRRLYLWHVNDLCQGAFNSGYLGPWLAHYGTVVGQNYSAASTYIQSRRAAALRQLPVAVPFAITNNGGNSFEVATNQVTLSGTAWIDIRALRLAGNSNSLAVNWVDVTRWQVTLPLARGANSLVLEAMGAGTNIVAVDQIVITSTASGADADLDGDGMPDEWELANGLNPAVADATGDLDADGLSNLQEYIAGTNPRDLGSSLRLTVLSESGALQLRFSALAGRTYTVFRRSQIADGEWVAFAQIPSEPNDRAISTEVPAGLPGVSQYFRLVVSKP, via the coding sequence ATGAAGCTTTGTACCCTTGGTGTCCTAGTCTGTGCTGTGGTTCTGGTTCCCGCCTCGAGCTTCGCCAACGGTTTGGTCGTTTTCAATGAGGTGATGTATCATCCGGTCGATGAGGAACCAAAGCGGGAGTGGGTCGAGCTCCACAATCAGAACGTGGTGGACGTTGATTTATCGGGTTGGCGGCTGACGGAGGGTATCGGCTACACTTTTCCGACCGGGACTCTGATTCGGGGCGGCGGGTATCTCGTTGTGGCGATTGATCCGGGGACGATGGCGGCCGAGGTTGACGGGGCGAACGTCGTCGGGCCGTTCACCGGACGGCTTTCCAATTCGGGCGAACGTTTGGAGTTGCGGGATCTGAGCGGTCGGCTGATGGATTCACTCAGTTATGGTGTGGATGGCAACTGGCCGGTAGGGCCCGACGGGGGAGGGGTATCCCTGGCGAAACGAAATCCGCGAGTGGCTAGCGACTCATCGAGTGATTGGGGAGTTAGCGCCGAGTTAGGAGGAACCCCCGGACGTGCCAACTTTGCTGGCGCAATCCTCACTGGGCCAGCCATCCAGGAACTCCGGTGGGATGCCGCTTGGCGATATCAGGATGAGGGGGTGGACCTAGGAGATTCTTGGCGTGCCCCTAACTTTGATGCTTCGGCCTGGAAGACGGGTTCTGGACTCTTCGTTTCTGGAGAGACTCCAGTGCCCGGGCCTCGAGGCACTGTTCTGGCGGCAGGTCCCAACACGTATTACTTCCGAACCTCGCTTACGATTCAGGGTGACCCGGCGTCGCGTGTTTGGACGCTGCGTCCCTTGGTGGATGATGGAGCGGTGATTTATCTGAACGGGGTTGAGTCCGCGCGCATCAACATGAGAACTGGCGTGGTGGCCTATGCCACTCAGGCCGCGAGCTCGGTGGGCAATCCTGCGGTAGGTCCAACGTTGACGATACCGGCCAGCCAGTGGGTCGAGGGGGAGAACCAGATCGCCGTTGAGGTTCACCAAAATTCCGGCCTAACGAACTCGGGGTTGCGGGTGATCCCAGTCTCGGGTGTGACCGTGACTTGGGACGGCAAGGATGGTGACTACTTCTCCGCCGCCTCCCCCGCCTCGGCTCCGGCCAACGATGCGTCGACCACGACCGGGACTTTGGCGGTGGGGAGCAGCAACACCAACCTGGTTCGAAACCTGAACGACGGCAGATATGGAGCGAGGTCGAGCTGGACCCCGCTGGGCAGTGACACCTCACCTTTCGTGTATCTCAATTTTAAGCGCCAGATCGGTGTGCTCAGCGTCGCCTGGAGCCGGGACAATGGCGACACGACCGAGTCGGAGTGCGGAGGGACCTGTACGGATGGATCGCTCGGCAACTACACCCTTCAGTACACCCTGGCGGCGGATCCCGCCACCTTGACCGCCACGGGGTCGAATCCCACCAATAGCTGGACCACTCTGGCCACGGTTCAACACCTGAGCGTTCAACCCGGTTTTACCCCGTCGCTGCGGCATCGCTTTGCGCTCGCCACGACCTCAGGGCTGCCCATTCAAGCCACGGCCATCCGACTTCGAGTTCCTGCGGGCGCCAGTGTCGACGAGCTGGAGGTCAACACCCCCTCGCTGAGCAATTCTGACGCTGTGTTTGGAATCGAAGTGGCCTCCGCGCCTCTTCTTCCTCCGCCTCCCGCCCTTCGGTTCAATGAGGTGAGCGACGCGCGGCGTTCGGGCTTCTGGCTGGAACTGATCAATGTGGGAGAAGCCGCCGTGAGCTTGGACGGGGTAGAAATTGTTCGGAGCGGCGGGACCCCAGGTCGGTTTGTCGGGTCAGCGGGCAGCATTAACCCCGGGGAGATGCGCGTGCTGACTCAGGCCGAGCTGGGTTTTTCCGCGGAGGACAATCAGAAGCTGTTCCTTTACGGCGCCGCTGGCAGCGCGCTCCTGGACGCGGTGACCGTGCGCACGCGGGTGCGGGGACGGTCAGCGGATGGTCTTGGCGATTGGCAGTTTCCGGTTGGAGCAAGTCCTGGCGCGTCCAATCGCTTCGCGTTGCAGCGCGATGTCGTGATCAACGAGATCATGTACCGCCACCGACCCATCGATGCTTCGCCTGCCATCGTTTCCAATCTGGTGATGCTTCCGCTCGGTGCGGCTTGGAAGTATCACGATGGTGGGTTGGATTTGGGCAGCGGGTGGCGGAGTTCGAGCTACGACGACTCCCTATGGCCAGCGGGCGATGGTCTTTTCCAGTTTGCGGCGGCGAGCCTTCCCGCGGCTGCTGCTACTACGTTGGCTCCCGGTCGGCAGACCTACTATTTTCGAACCCGATTTCAGCTGAGCCAGGTTGATTCCGATCAGTCTGTTTTCCTCCGTCCGGTGATCGATGACGGAGCGGTCTTCTACCTGAATGGAGAGGAGCTGGGTCGTGTGAACCTCCCGGCCGGCACCATCATTTACAGCACTTCCGCTTCAGAGAACGTCCTCGACGCAGACTTTGGCCAGCCGGTGGTCATCCCGGCGAGCCGTCTTCGAGTGGGAGAGAATGTGCTGGCAGTCGAGGTGCACCAGCGTGTCGGCGCCACGACCTCAACCGGAATCACGATCAACGGTGGCGGGCTCAGGCTCGTCGAGGAGGGCCCGGTGGGCAACACGGCTCCGAACAATCTGGCTCGGGAGGCCGGGGCGTCGCCCTTTGCGATCAATTCCCTGGCCGGCTTCCCGATCCACAATGTGGTTGGCCTGACCGACGGAGTGTATGGCAATGGGAACAGCTGGATCGGCAACAGCGGAACTCCGGGCTACGCGGCCGTACGATTGGCCGGAGTTCGGACGGTGAGTAGTATCGCCTTTGGACGCGACAATCAGGGTACGCTCGGAGACCGGACACTCGGGACCTACACGGTGCAGTATACCGAGGTGGCTTCACCTGACACCACCACCACCGCTACGGGAGACTCCAAAACCGGATGGAAGACCATCGGCACCCTCAACTATCAGTCGGCTGGAAGCGGGCTTTTCTCGAACCCATCGCGACGGCATCGATTTACGTTCAACCCGGTGGAGGCGACGGCGATCCGATTGCTCGTGCCTGCGACTGGGATTGGCGGGGGCACGTGCATCGACGAGCTGGAGATCAACCCGCCGGAGACCGCAGGCGATGTCGTCTTCGGTGCTGAGTTGGTAATGAGCACGACCCTGGCGCCGGCGGTTCCTTTCTCGACCTCCCCGGAAGAGTGGATCGAGCTGCACAATCGGGGCGCCAATCCGGTGGATCTTTCGGGATGGCGCCTGGATGGCGGGATTGACTATGTCTTTCCTGCGGGCGTTACGATTCCAGCCCAGGGTTACATCGTCGTGGCCAGGGAGGCAGCCGCGCTCCGAACGTTGTGGCCTGAAGTGGCCACGCGGATTTGGGGGGATTTTGAGGGGAGACTTTCATCCGGGGAACGAGTGAGCATCAAGGACGCCTTTGGCAATCTCGCCAACGAGGTGCGGGTGTTCGGGGGCGTTTGGAGTGATGGTGGAGGCTCGAGTCTCGAGTTGATCGATCCGCACGCGGACAATGATCACCGGTCTGCCTGGGCGGATAGCGACGAGACGCAACGCAGTGACTGGCAGACCGTGACCTATCGCATGATCTCGGGCCAGCGTTTCGGATCTTCAGATTGGAACGAGTTTCGCATCGGGATGTTGGACGCAGGGGAGTGTTTGATGGACGACATCAGCGTGGTACGGGATCCCAGAGGGGTCCGTCAGCAGCTCATTCAGAACGGAGACTTCGAAGTGACGACGGGGGCAACTCGTTGGCGGTTGTTGGGAAACCACGACGGCAGCCAGATTATCTCCGAGCCAGGAAATCCGGCGAATCATGTGCTCAAGGTGTCGGCCACCGGTCCGGCGCGCACGAGTCACAATCACATTGAGTCTTCCTTCGTCGGGAACACCCGCCTGGTTGATCGTCAGGAATATGAGGTGAGCTATCGTGCTAAGTGGCTGGCTGGCTCCCCGCAGTTGCACACCAGTGCCTATTTTCAGCGCCTCGCTCGCGCAACCCTGCTCACGATGCCTCGGCGCCATGGAACGCCGGGGGCAGTCAACTCGCGTCGAGTGCCGAACGCAGGCCCAGTCCTCTCGCAGCTCCATCATAGCCCACTCACCCCGCGGACCAACGAACCCGTGATCATTACGGTGCAAGCTTCGGATCCCGACGAGGTCGCTTCGGCCATCCTGAGCTACCGGGTCAATCCCGCGGCCACCTACACCAATGTTCCGATGGATCGAGGTCTGGATGGATTGTGGCGCGGGGCCATTCCCGGTTTTGCGGCGGGCAAGGTCGTCCAGTTTTATGTGCGGGCGGAGGATGCCTTGGGTGTCGCCTCGTTCGCGCCGGCCGACGGACCACGATCGCGCGCGCTTTATCAGGTGACAGACAATCAATCGTCGCGAGTTGCCGCTCGGGAGTTTCGGCTGATTCAATTCGACGCCGATCGTGACGCGCTCTTGCGCTCCACGAATGTGATGAGCCAGCAGCGGCAACGAGGCACAGTGATCTACAATCGGAACGAAGTGTTTTACGACATCGGTGTGCGGCTCCATGGCAGCGCAGCCGGTCGGGCTCGAGATGGGGATGACTACATGAGCTATGATGTGGAGTTCTCTCCCGACCAGCTGTTCCGGGGTATCCATAGTCATGTGGGCATTGATCGTTCCGGGCGGGCGCCCAACGTTCGGCAGCAGGACGAGATCTATGTCCTGCACATGTTTCACCGGGCGGGGCTCCCGTGTCATCGGGTGGACTTGTGCTACTTCATCGCTCCGCGAACCGGGCATACCGGGCCGGCGATCCTGCAGTTGGGCGCGTATGACGGCCTGTTTGTGGAGGAGCAGTTTGGAGAGGACGGAGCCGTCTATAATCTGGACCTTACCTATGAGCCGAGCACGACGGTGAACGGCAACTATGAATCCCTGAAGCTGCCGGTGCCGCTGCAGGCGCATATTGGGACAGATTTCGCGGACCTCGGCGACGACAAGGAGCAGTATCGGTATCCTTTCAACACCCGACTCAACGAGCGGGCCGATGATTTCTCGGGGATCATGAGGCTGTGCAAGACAATGGGGGCGCCGCAGGTTCAGTTCAATGCGCAGATCGGAACCGCCTTGGATGTCGACCGCGCGGCGCGTCACACCGCCCTGACCATCCTGTGTGGCATTGGTGACAACTACTTCAGTTCTACGCCGAGCCTGCCGCACAACGCCCGCATTTTCACTCCTTCCGATGGCGGGATGGCATCGTTTCTACCCTGGGACATGGACTTCGTGTTCACTCAGCCGACGGATTCCTCCATTTTTCCAACCACCTCTGCCAACATCTCGAAGCTGATTAATTTTCCGGCGACGCGACGTCTCTATCTCTGGCATGTCAACGATCTCTGCCAGGGAGCATTCAATTCCGGATATCTCGGTCCTTGGCTCGCCCACTATGGGACAGTGGTCGGCCAGAACTATTCAGCGGCCTCGACCTATATTCAGAGTCGCCGCGCTGCAGCTCTGCGGCAGCTGCCAGTGGCCGTTCCCTTTGCGATCACTAACAACGGGGGCAACTCCTTTGAGGTGGCGACCAATCAGGTCACGCTTTCGGGCACCGCTTGGATTGACATTCGGGCGTTGCGGTTGGCGGGGAATAGCAACTCGCTGGCGGTGAACTGGGTGGATGTGACTCGCTGGCAGGTAACACTGCCACTCGCGCGGGGGGCGAACAGCCTGGTTCTGGAGGCTATGGGGGCGGGCACGAACATTGTGGCGGTGGATCAGATTGTGATCACTAGCACCGCATCGGGAGCGGATGCCGACCTGGATGGCGACGGGATGCCCGATGAATGGGAGCTCGCGAACGGGCTTAATCCAGCGGTGGCTGACGCGACGGGTGATCTGGATGCGGACGGGTTGAGCAACCTGCAGGAATACATCGCCGGAACCAATCCGCGCGACCTCGGAAGCTCCTTGCGGTTGACGGTTCTGTCGGAGTCGGGAGCGCTCCAGCTCCGTTTTTCGGCCTTGGCTGGCCGCACCTACACCGTGTTTCGACGGAGCCAGATCGCGGATGGAGAATGGGTCGCGTTCGCGCAGATCCCCTCCGAACCGAATGACCGCGCCATTTCCACTGAAGTTCCTGCCGGGTTGCCGGGGGTGAGTCAGTATTTCCGTCTGGTCGTTTCGAAGCCCTAG